Part of the Pelmatolapia mariae isolate MD_Pm_ZW linkage group LG3_W, Pm_UMD_F_2, whole genome shotgun sequence genome is shown below.
GTATTTGATACACCCATGTGACTGATGTTGATTTGTCACGTGAGGCTGTGATGTGAATCTCTAGCTAATGTGAAGCCAGATCATCTTTGGGCTGCAGTTGCTGCTTTCCTCCCAGCTGACGCTGCTGAAACATTTATAGACCTGTCTGCATTTCTGTCATTTCCGTTATGTGTTCATGCTGCAAAAGTCAATCAAGTTATAGTTGCAGTAATTCAGCATCTATCTAGCTCTACTGTGGagtaacttttgttttttgttttttcagtgacGGGTCTCATCCTATGATAACTGGGATAGCCTCCGCATgcaaccctgataaggatagGTTGAAGAGAATGGATGTGACAGGTAATTTCAAACGAAATGTTTCCAACATCTCAACAAATATCAGAAAACACTGTTTCTCATGGAGAGAAACTCAGTGAGATCAGATGTAAGAAAGAGAACAGGACAGATTAAAGATTATATTTCTTGAAACTAAGCACTGCTTAGGCATTGCTGTTCAGTCAACTAGTGCCATGTTACTTTTCATTACTTTTTCAATatattcaaatttaaaaaaaatggaacaagCTATCAGATAACCAGAATCTCAGTGAAACCTAGCTTAGTCTTAGCTTAGCTTTCACTTCTGAGTGTTTGAATTTTATCTAATTTTATCTGCAGTTCACTGAAATATCAAAGTTTCTCTGTGACTTTCAGAAGTTCATCCCCAGTTCCCCATCATCACATCAGTAAATAAAAACCCAATAATGAGAACCTCTGGAACCCAAAGCAGCCTGACATGACTGCGCCAAATAGTAGTTTTCTGCAGTTTTCTCCTGAACGGCAGGCGTCACCAGTCAGATAAAAACTCTGCATCAGCTCTTTTATTCCAGTTAAAAAAGTCAAGACAGGAAGTAGAGaactcagttttttgtttgtttttttcgtttttgtttcttttaattttggaGAGCGTCTCGCAGTGTCTCCATgattataatatattataaaaaatatatatataacagaaaactatcaaaaaataaataaatgactcaAACACTGGCCGACGTCATGTCCGCCAGTGTTTGGGTGGAAGTGTTAGCTAGCTAGGCTACGGAAATGTCTCGCCGaagatcttttttgtttttctccacttTTCTGTTTGTCGATCTCTTCgtgtttgtctctgcaggtgagatATAACTATGAGAACCCAAAATCAGTTTTGCTCTGACATAAAAACTAAGATGGAATGTGAATTATTTTATGTAACCCGGTAACGAGTTACAGTACGAAAATCAGCTTTCAAATACCACCTGGAAAAATCCCCAATAATGCTGAATTTACCATCCAAGATGGCAACAGTGCCTGTAAACAGCTTTTACTAAACAGTTAGTAAAAGcttaaaatttaaaatcttgTTACGCTCATTTAACCTCAGAGGTAAGATGGATGTTGTGCCGTGACGTCTCTCCTGAGCGAACTTCCTTCCAGTATAAGTtgtcagaaaagaaaagaaaacactatttATGTTGCTTGTAGCTAAGTGGAGTCCATGGATGGGGATGGACACCAAAGACCTTTTACATGCTGGCAAAATCCCCGATTTGTTATTGTGCTGGTTATCCATCTGTAACTAGCCACACAGCACAATGCTAACACAGTACCACAAAAGTGAAAGCACAGATTACAAGGTTTAGGTTGGATACACACAGACTGTTTGTGTGCACTGCCTTGTTTTGTACTTCTATTTGAAAGTAATTCGTACTAAGAAGCAGACATTGCTGACTTCCCATTTTGGATGGAAGAGGCTACTGATCTGTACTGCTACAGTTTGTGAAAATATGCTGCACACTGAAAACTTGGTCGTGTACTGCAGAGTTCAAAATATTGAGGGTGTCTTTAAGTTATCTAGATTCATGTATCCAAATACTGTTGGTCAGATAGGTGCATAGCATTTTCCTTGTGGCACCAATAAATGGTCGCCCAAAACTACTCACTTGCATGTTCACATAAAAAAGATGGTGTTGGCACATCAAAACAGTCACATTGATTAGTGTAACAGCAGCTGATTGTGCAAAGGAAGGATAAACTATACAAGGTtattaaaaatatgaagaggTTATACATAAAATCTGCTGTAGATAATCAGCAGATGTAGAGGAAAGGCTCTGTACTGTAGTTCAGTGTTAGAAGTGCTGTATAAACGTGTGCACGTTTTGGTCAGTAAGActggaaaaaagcaaataaaatgtatcctATTTAAAGGGAGGAAGAAAAGCTCACAAACACTTTTATTGTGTgagttttaatttcacagttttATCAGTAAGACACACATGAATagtcagtgtgtgaatgtgtgtgtgaataggtggatgactgaatgtgtaaagtgctttggggtccttagggaccaagtaaagcgctatacaaatacaggccatttaccatgatGGATTATAGTTGAGGCTGCTCTGCTACCTGGATGCTTATCTGTTCAGTTATTCAAGGAGTCAGAATGATATGTTGGAGGTATATTGACACTAAAAGACCCGAACCCCCTTCAAAATAGCAAcagttgtgtgtatttatattgaTTATAGGAATATTGATGATTTGCTGGACGATTGCTCAGTCAGTAAGTGGTTATTTCATAGCTGTTTAATTACACATCTGTAGTACAGAAAACCCCAAATTAACCCTGAAGTTAGCGGAGCATGAGGACATCTAGATTCTTTGTACTGAACATGCCTCGTTTGTCAGTGTTGTCTGTATCTCTCCAGAGTCTTACAGATGAACCACAACTCAAGTTCTTGTGTGTGGTTGCACACATGTGCATGTGATTAATATCCTTCAGTGTTTAATCACGACAGCTCTGCTCAGCAGATGGTGGCATCACCTCTGAATAGAggcagctgctgcagcaaagCAGTGGCATCTGAAGCTGCCactgctttgctgcttttatGCTTCAGTGCAGTAATATGAAGGCAGATGGACGGCTCATCTACCTGCACAGTGTTTGATGTTGATGGAGGCAGTGTATGTGGTACAACCGGTCTGTGGGCAAATCTTCCTTGTGCTGTTTGTTGATCTTCAGCCAACCACAGAGAAGAGTCAAGttataacacacaaagagctgaagtgaaaactagtgtccactgcagccactctgtgcttttcatgcagTGTTTCTTTTAACAATGATGATTTTTTTGATCTTCTGTTCCTGATGAACTCCCAGTAGCTCCAATACTTGTGCTTACctttaatcagccaatcagtATTGACCCAACCAAAAGGTCATCCTCATTCATTGATGTGCAGTTGGGATTTTAAAGCATGTTTGCATTTGCTGTCCAAACAGAAACACGTACCCAGACGGGAACATTGTGTCTGAGCCCAAacactgaaagacagaaatatgtTCAGACTGTAGCTTAAAGTTTCTGTTTTACCAGTAACATGAGATCTCAATTAGCTCCTTATTTATTGTAGGAAGGTAACAAAGTGAGACATCCTTCTATTATAACAACTTTTAAAGCAGCGCCAGTGAAAAATGAGGTTCGACACAAGTGACCTTCACTCTCATTGCCTGGTGTAGAAGTGAGTCGCTGTattttgacctttaacctctctgtgttgtttcctctttcagatcagaaaaacatcacagttgAGTCTGGACAGAACATCACTTTGACATGTcaagctccaaacaacaacaacattattgttctagagtggagcagagctgacctgggagaGAAATATGTGCTTCTGTTCCGGGATGAGCGTTTTTCTCCAGATCaacagcatccatcttttaagaaccgggtggatctgcaggacagacagatgaaggatggagacgtgtctttgattctgaaggatgtgacgattaatgacactggaacatacgagtgtcgtGTCGTCCAGGGAGGAACTAAACGCAGGAAGAGAGGTGTTTTAGATGGTGACCCCATCAGCATCGTCACCCTGAGtgttgttgatcctccaggtgagtgagtagagttgagtgtgtgtgtgatcagaggtgaagctgcttcctggttgttgatgtttgtttctaaagatgttgttgatgagactttgtagaaagcagctggtctgagtgatgtgatcagagtgcagtagataatgtctgacagcagtttgaagaggaaatggattctgttctgttcttcactcatcacctacctgacagctgacacctcacacctgtttctcacctgcaggtcagacaggaggagacacagaggatggagggaaggaggctggatctgttggactgatcgttggtctgtcagtttctgctgtggttcttgttgttgctgttgttggttttttgatcaacagaaaacaaacaacaacaaagtcagGATTCATACCAGCCTCCTGTTGAACTGCAGCCTGTTTGAAATGTCAGCTTAACTGTGATTCTTGTGCTTTGCTTTCAGTTGTTTCACTGAACATGTGGAAAGACAGAAATCagtaatattaaacatttagcAGGTACCTGTCAGACACGTCcagattttacatttaatttacatttttcatcaGAAAAGAGGAGAAAGTTGTTTGGAATATAAACAGTATTTGTCTGATATTATTCAGGATCCTTTGATCACATGTTGCTGGTATTTGACtcgttttaaatgtaattatattaaaatgaaaccaaagaaaaaacatttctatGTAGCTGCAGAGTCCAACATTTCCTCCCTTTGACCTGGAACGATTCAGCTTTATTGAACTTTACCTTCCATGAAGGAGACTCTTCAGTCTGTTACTGTCCAGTTGTTACTTTCCTTTAAATAGTTTCCCAACAAAGATCCACATGTGTTAGTacttaatgtgtgtttgtttgttttttttattccaacatTTCTTGTGGCtgtacactttatttttttaatcagaagCTCTGACTTCCTGAAACTGTTGATGCAGATGTTGTCACCTTGAGTCGATCCAAAATAAATATAACCATGTGTAAACTGTTTCTGCTTCTCATAATTACAGACCTGCCTCTCAGAGGTAGTGGATAATATATCAGAATCATTGGACAATTGGTCAAATACATTATTCTGTATTCTTCCTCCCTATTACAttgataaaacttttttttgatCAACTACCTGTACAGTGCAGGCTAACCTGGAGGTTTTTGCCTCACAATATGACCTCACATTTCAACTAGTTCTCAAACAAGGAGACCACAATATAGACACGGTAGTCCTGATGCTCGATCAAGggtgattctgttcatctggacattttcagtgggagaaacgttgtGTCACtgatccaagtgacttcttcagtctcagctgagtCAGAAATCAGGGAGAAggtttattgccaaatgttgagcagatttacaacattaggaaattgctatGGCACTTTGGAAACATGATAAAACAcacttgaataaaaataaaatgtgggaAACAGATTGATATGTATACATGAATGCAGGTTATAACGCAAAAAAGAGCAGGTGCAGCATGTGATTGAATCAGAGCAGGTGGTGGGGAAAGTCTTATGGTAAATGTTTATGaatccaacagcagaggggaagaaactgttcctaTGGCAAAAGGTTTTGGTCCGgatggaccggagcctcctgcctgaaaCCTGCAGTCCAGCTGACTACAGGTTTCCCCGACCTTATAATCAGTACATTTGTACAATGACTTAAACTAGTATCACTGAAGGAACAATTTGGatatcattaatatgcaaattgtcatgactaGTAATCAagaaccactgatcaatggccatgagtaccattgaCAGAGAACGATGGAAtagctgcaatcacagcattgtaagatggtgactgATGTACCCCTAGGCCCCCTCCTCAGTATTTCAgtatcagtatttaaggtttgactctcatcaaccactggagcataaactgggtgtcattaggacgctacaacagagcgaacaccatccccactgacacagcggccagggaggcagaagaacatcacttcaagaaggccctgagtaaatgtggttatcccagctggacttctGTCAAaactggaaaggcacctaaagaaagatccagccgatccaggagagaaggacaaccgctgcacAAGTGagaacctgtagtgatcccatatgtgtcaggagtatcagaacagttgagacgcatttctttctaaacaccgggtctctgtggcctttaaaccccaaaacacgctgcaccaaaaactggtccaccccaaggatcgggtcccccgacacaaacagagtaacatagtgtacgctgttaagtgccaggaggattgccaggatttatgtAGTGTTTATAAGATAAGTTTAtaagaaacctgcagtcagtaGAGGCTGAATAAGTCACTTGGATgtgtgatgaaacatttctcccactgaaaacgctacgtccagatgaacagaatcaagttTAGGGATAGACATGTCATGTCAACCGGCGAGGACTGCACACCATGACAGAACAGCCACCTGTTCCGGTCCATGCGCAATCATCCAgataagtaaatcccaaaagacTAATTCTGTCCACAGTGTGCATTTTTAATATGATTTTAGAAGAGTTTGACAAAGAAAACCTCAACAGGTGTTTCAGAAGACATTTTCACCTTGTATATTAAGGCTGGTCACGTACTTGAGCAAGCATCTAAGAGCATCAAACTCAGTTGTGTTGAAACCTTACTTTGATGATCTGCTTGTATCCATGTTAGTACTTAAAATCCAACATCTCCCTCTAGGTGAAATATTATACTGCCATGTATTTACAGCCAAGAAAATCTTCACATCTAAGAAATGCAACAACCTTGTTGCTGCTTCCAATCTGCAAAGCACTCTCACTCCGTTCTGTAAAAGACTTCCACAGTTTGACTTACAAACCCAAAGGCAACATCTATCCCCCTGTATGATTCTCAGCTTAAGTGTCTTTGTCAAGACTTTGTGCTTGGACAGGAAAAGCTGGAAACCTTACTGTGAATGTCCACAAGTAGTAATTAAAGTCCATATATAAACCATGTGTGAGGATGgtgttaatgtaaaatgtgaatcatagtgttccagtcagtcatcagtgtgtctctgcacagctgtaattaaaatgtgttcagagggcctcagtgtctgaatggttccagttcagctccataacagcagcgtccctggtttgattcctgtgtttcagctcatatcTGCCTCTCTCACTGAGGGGGGTGTACACTACATGGAAATAGATTTTTTCATCAACCAAACTACAGATCACTGAGAGCAGAGGACATCTGACTTgtttctgatttttctttccaGCTGTGTGAATTGCCAAATGTCTGAGCAAGCTCATTACATTAAAAGATACATGTTTATAGTTATATCTTGCATTTTTATAAGAATTTAGTGACCCTCTGTGTTTGAACCAATAGAAAAGCtggtgctcagaggaagagggcgggctttacttggtgtcagtgagagaaatgaaaaaaagctcaaatgagtgagaaggacgatgaaggaaacatctgtgctgtgtctgctctgtaagtagaatctctgtgtttgtttgaattcttgtactttgactgtctgctctcctgataactgatgatggaggagaagacatgaaaaacaaatcaggctgaattcaagttcaaaacaccacgaggaccaactgcaggtctgaactgactctttatctttgctcaggagtcgaggaaacacagcaggcagtgaaaagatcaaattgaattgaaagcctttattgtcattatacaCAGCATAATGAGATTTAAAACAGCTCCATAAAAGTGCACATGTACTTAGCACATTATAAAAAACTATCCAGTAATTTAACTATACAAATAATAGAAATCACCGTGCATCACTGTGCAAATTACTTTTGTGCACGTTTGATTTGAGTATGGTGATAGCTTTGGGGAAGAAGCTATATCCGAGTCTGTTTGCTCTGACCTGTATGGATCTGAAGCGCCTTTTTACCTACAGAGGACAGTAGGTAAAACGATGTTTGtgtgcttgaagatgtttctgGCCCTGCTGAGACAACGGGAGTTATAGATTGCAGACAAGAAGGGAAGGGGCAGCCAATGattttttgtgctgtgtttaccACTGTCCTGGACTTCTGTTTCACCTGAAGTCCAGGATGAGTTCCTTGGTCTTGGAGATGTTAAATACAAGGTTGTTTATGCACACTATTCCCCTAGTTTCAGGACCTAATCTCTGCAAGCTGCCTCATTTCCCCGTGATCTGCCCCACCACTGTTGCATCATCTGCAAATTTGACAGTGATGTTCTCTGTCTTGGTGAGACTGCGGTCAGATGTGTCATGGTCCTCAGTCTGACGACTCAGTGTTTTGggtttctttatattattctatgttcttgtttattctgtTGAGTTGTTTGTTTAGGTTTGCTatgtgtttgggttttgttttatgcctgcctgtgttccctctgtctgtccacGGTGTCACTGTGTCTGTTGGTAAGTTTGTTAAGTTCAGTGTCTTGTCAGGTCCTCTGTGtctgttcctgttttattctgaaggtccttGTCTCATGTgggtgtgttcagtttacgtttcccctgtctcAGCTGTGATTTCTCCCAGATGTGTTCCCCTTCTGTCTCCCATCCCCTGGTCACTGCTGTGTgcatttaagccctgtgtgttctcctgcctgttgccgGTTCATCTGAGTTAATTCCCTGCATCAACCTGTGTTCCTCCCTGCATGTTTCTATATTTCTCCAGTTAGCGcttcaggtttgttttgttagttttttccagtttaggttttgttagtTTCCTTCACTCCTCTGTCGTTTCTGTTTGGATCACCACCTTTTCAATAAAGACTCCCCTGCATCTCAActgcctgcatcttgggtcctcattAAATTCCACACGGCTCATCCCACGAGCTTTGACAAGatgtgtagagggagtagagtaGTGTGCATAGTACTCAGGCCTGGGGAGAGCCAGCACTGAGAGTGCGAGGGGAAGAGAGATGAAGATCCAGATTCACTCGCTGGGGTCGGTTGACCAAAAAGTCGCGGGAGCCACCCACTTGCTCTTGGATAAAGGATGTACGAATGAGTCTTTCAGTCATTCACTCATTATGTGAACACAGCTCTATAGTGAAAACATGGGTTTAGTGTGGATATTTTGTGTATTGTCAGTTTACATGAttgtagacttgtagtcaagaccgcctaaaaaagaccaagacaagaccaaggcCAAGAGAGACCGAGTCGAGGccgagaaaaaaaaagtctttaaactgcggccagatgctgcttcgtttatgGGTGTcgggca
Proteins encoded:
- the LOC134623870 gene encoding programmed cell death 1 ligand 1-like, with product MSRRRSFLFFSTLLFVDLFVFVSAENKNITAESGQNITLTCRAPNNNNIIVLEWSRADLGEKYVLLFRDERFYPDQQHPSFKNRVDLQDRQMKDGDVSLILKDVTINDTGTYECRVVQRGAEQVSRCILTFNLSVLFPLSDQKNITVESGQNITLTCQAPNNNNIIVLEWSRADLGEKYVLLFRDERFSPDQQHPSFKNRVDLQDRQMKDGDVSLILKDVTINDTGTYECRVVQGGTKRRKRGVLDGDPISIVTLSVVDPPGE